A single Anopheles funestus chromosome 2RL, idAnoFuneDA-416_04, whole genome shotgun sequence DNA region contains:
- the LOC125765978 gene encoding general odorant-binding protein 45-like: MMLGTVQLTIVEVVLLLMGLTSISAMFGARDPPPGPLLEAQAACVKYLGICDNRLVQYNNSIYPTDHDTMCMVRCAGIIVGFWDDTHGFKMEGLINLFPQLAADSRAQQQILSCAEQRIAACPPTDTCTKAYTGFRCFLEAQKNGFGVKDTLPEEPPYVFDGNEFMRSLTICAKILRIPKNLRDLYQQGVFPNDEKTRSLIRCFGLRTELYDDEKGPNLSRLYKLFGAGQSEKEFRRIAELCMHANQPLLNAQDKNALAYGKLYRCFSKQFGALIRANAS; encoded by the coding sequence ATGATGTTAGGTACCGTGCAACTAACTATCGTTGAGGTAGTCCTACTACTAATGGGACTAACCTCAATATCTGCAATGTTTGGAGCTCGTGATCCTCCTCCTGGTCCGCTGCTCGAAGCACAAGCAGCTTGCGTGAAATATTTAGGCATCTGCGATAACCGTCTGGTGCAGTACAATAACAGTATCTACCCGACCGATCATGACACGATGTGTATGGTGCGTTGTGCCGGCATTATCGTTGGATTCTGGGACGACACTCACGGATTCAAAATGGAAGGGCTCATCAACCTCTTCCCTCAGCTGGCAGCAGATAGCCGAGCGCAGCAGCAAATTTTAAGCTGTGCAGAGCAGCGTATTGCTGCATGTCCTCCAACCGATACGTGTACGAAAGCATACACCGGATTCCGCTGCTTTCTGGAGGCACAGAAGAATGGATTTGGAGTGAAAGATACGCTGCCGGAGGAGCCACCCTATGTCTTCGATGGGAATGAATTTATGCGATCGTTAACAATCTGTGCGAAGATCCTACGAATACCCAAGAATCTCCGGGATCTGTATCAGCAAGGTGTCTTCCCGAATGATGAGAAAACACGCAGCCTCATACGATGCTTTGGCCTGCGGACGGAACTTTACGACGATGAGAAAGGGCCAAACCTATCGCGATTGTACAAGCTGTTCGGTGCAGGTCAATCGGAAAAGGAGTTCCGCCGGATAGCTGAACTATGCATGCACGCCAACCAGCCGCTGTTGAACGCGCAAGACAAAAATGCTCTAGCGTACGGTAAGCTGTATCGGTGCTTTAGCAAGCAATTCGGTGCACTCATCCGGGCCAATGCTAGCTAG
- the LOC125765971 gene encoding uncharacterized protein LOC125765971 gives MERDRSSNVAAATAALLAFLSLVSALHVAEANIFAGKSFLKAQQDCVHFLGINPLRLGQYKKHQYPGDRETMCMIRCVGITLDFWDDRLGFNVSLVEEQFSPLVDVHFKKKLNDSIALKLTLLDPLDNCARAFYAFRTFRALLRQLFNLGTTTMAPIVKFEPLEPEKILTNLIDCAREVNLPGVLLANLTKGNIADRAEVHCLIRCAAIRSQFYTDQHGALLDNLHRQFNPPGEDLDSFKLRHNMCLQRHQQPATSDKCTRAFKQFFVCLRPDFEQYFIRNKNKIFQHPIFKNDQLLEGPSPLPLQPEQPNGFDMFRELPGNLDLLLSSC, from the coding sequence ATGGAACGTGACCGTAGTTCAAACGTAGCGGCAGCTACGGCAGCTCTACTAGCTTTCCTGTCGCTCGTCTCAGCGTTACACGTGGCGGAGGCAAACATCTTCGCTGGGAAGAGCTTCCTGAAAGCCCAGCAGGACTGTGTACACTTTCTCGGCATCAATCCACTACGGTTGGGACAGTACAAAAAACACCAGTATCCGGGTGACCGGGAAACGATGTGTATGATCCGGTGCGTTGGCATTACGCTAGACTTCTGGGACGATAGGCTCGGGTTCAACGTTAGCCTGGTGGAGGAACAGTTTAGTCCACTGGTTGATGTCCACTTCAAGAAGAAGCTGAACGATAGTATTGCGCTTAAGTTGACATTACTTGATCCACTGGATAACTGTGCCAGAGCGTTCTACGCTTTCCGAACGTTCCGTGCACTGTTGCGTCAGCTGTTTAACCTTGGAACGACTACAATGGCTCCGATCGTAAAATTTGAGCCACTGGAACCGGAGAAAATCCTAACCAATCTCATAGACTGTGCGCGTGAAGTGAATCTGCCCGGTGTTTTACTCGCAAACCTTACCAAAGGTAACATTGCCGATAGGGCAGAGGTTCACTGCCTGATACGCTGTGCCGCTATTCGTTCCCAATTCTATACCGATCAACATGGTGCACTACTTGATAACTTGCATCGTCAGTTTAACCCTCCGGGAGAGGATCTCGACAGCTTTAAGCTCCGTCACAACATGTGTCTGCAGCGACATCAGCAACCGGCTACATCGGACAAGTGTACACGTgcattcaaacaatttttcgtCTGCTTGCGTCCTGACTTTGAGCAGTATTTCATtcggaataaaaacaaaatctttcaACATCCTATATTCAAAAATGATCAGCTTCTGGAAGGCCCATCACCATTACCGTTGCAACCAGAGCAACCTAATGGATTCGATATGTTTAGAGAACTTCCCGGAAATCTGGACTTACTGTTAAGCTCCTGCTAA